A stretch of Prunus dulcis chromosome 6, ALMONDv2, whole genome shotgun sequence DNA encodes these proteins:
- the LOC117632823 gene encoding inositol phosphorylceramide glucuronosyltransferase 1 → MIIMRLKVWFVLIALVLAAPIRPNGAFESSSSRRQTSTEAYVTLLYGDEFLLGVRVLGNSIRDTGSTKDMVALVSDGVSNYAMKLLEADGWIVEKISLLANPNQVRPSRFWGVYTKLKIFNMTNYKKVVYLDADTIVVKNIEDLFKCSKFCANLKHSERLNSGVMVVEPSETVFNDMMRQVSTLPSYTGGDQGFLNSYYSDFPNAHLFEPSLPAEVRKSRPAPAMERLSTLYNADVGLYMLANKWMVNESELRVIHYTLGPLKPWDWWTSWLLKPVDVWQNARVQLKESLPGTGGGRNPNDALLVSFLFLLPFCALLFCYYRLFLQSQEYFGSLCRSSLYDQIKHLYYKIRSTVTLNYTVVSTLSSIDPNHQTKVPVYLGGISIVVCFMAALVALALAFAIVPRQVMPWTGLLMMYEWTFTIFFILFGGYLHLIYQWGKGTAVQAGALSSVPESVDYDSGKGHQRQESLCDSTTLCYGLGMAFLAIAAPSLPCLFGITALFLRLGLMVVGGLALASFITYASEHLATRSFLRGFEDRDGTRSRSFCLLC, encoded by the exons atgATTATAATGAGACTGAAGGTGTGGTTTGTGTTAATAGCGCTTGTGCTGGCTGCCCCGATTCGACCAAACGGTGCGTTTGAATCGTCGTCTTCCCGGCGTCAGACGTCGACGGAGGCTTATGTCACGCTCTTGTACGGAGATGAGTTCCTACTGGGTGTTCGAGTCCTCGGAAATTCGATACGGGACACTGGATCCACCAAGGACATGGTGGCTCTGGTCTCGGACGGCGTCTCCAATTACGCCATGAAGCTTCTCGAG GCTGATGGATGGATTGTGGAGAAGATTAGTTTATTGGCAAATCCCAATCAAGTACGGCCGTCGAGGTTCTGGGGTGTCTACACAAAGCTGAAAATTTTTAACATGACTAACTACAAGAAAG TTGTATATCTTGATGCGGATACTATTGTTGTCAAAAATATCGAGGATCTTTTCAAATGCAGCAAATTCTGTGCTAACTTGAAGCATTCTGAGAGGCTGAACTCGGGAGTGATGGTAGTGGAACCATCTGAAACTGTTTTTAACGATATGATGAGACAAGTGTCCACTTTGCCTTCTTACACTGGAG GAGACCAGGGGTTTCTGAATTCCTATTATTCTGACTTTCCCAATGCCCATCTTTTTGAGCCAAGTTTACCAGCAGAGGTGCGGAAGTCTAGACCGGCTCCTGCAATGGAGCGACTTTCCACTTTGTATAATGCAGATGTCGGTCTTTATATGCTGGCAAACAAG TGGATGGTAAATGAAAGTGAACTTCGTGTCATTCACTATACACTTGGTCCCCTTAAACCTTGGGATTGGTGGACATCTTGGCTTTTGAAACCAGTCGATGTCTGGCAG AATGCTAGGGTACAGCTTAAGGAATCCCTTCCAGGAACTGGAGGAGGCAGAAATCCAAATGATGCTCTTCTTGtcagttttcttttcctgcTACCATTTTGTGCTCTACTCTTTTGTTACTATCGGTTGTTTCTTCAG TCACAGGAGTACTTTGGCTCGTTATGTAGAAGCTCGTTGTATGACCAAATCAAACACCTTTACTACAAGATTAGATCTACGGTGACACTTAATTATACTGTTGTTTCTACATTGTCCTCCATTGATCCCAACCATCAG ACCAAGGTGCCTGTTTATTTGGGTGGAATCTCTATTGTTGTCTGTTTCATGGCTGCCCTGGTGGCCCTTGCTCTTGCTTTTGCAATTGTGCCTCGACAGGTTATGCCATGGACTGGTTTACTAATGATGTATGAGTGGACATTCACAATCTTCTTTATATTATTTGGAGGTTATCTCCATCTAATTTACCAGTGGGGAAAGGGAACAGCAGTGCAAGCAGGAGCCTTGTCCTCTGTTCCTGAATCAGTTGATTATGATTCTGGGAAAG GTCATCAACGGCAAGAATCTTTATGTGATAGTACTACACTGTGTTATGGGCTAGGAATGGCTTTTCTGGCTATTGCTGCTCCATCTTTGCCATGTCTTTTTGGGATAACTGCTCTATTTTTAAG GCTAGGTTTGATGGTCGTGGGAGGCCTGGCTTTGGCATCTTTCATTACATATGCTTCAGAGCACCTTGCAACTAGATCATTTTTAAGAGGTTTCGAAGACCGAGATGGAACGAGAAGTAGGagcttttgtttgttgtgttGA
- the LOC117631220 gene encoding uncharacterized protein LOC117631220, producing MFGCESWCWSSEFDYELYDYSEPEPFSLPSPLPHWPQGRGFATGRMCLGEIEVIQITKFESIWSCNLLHGKSKGVTFYRPAGIPDDFFCLGYYCQPNDQPLRGYVLVARDTVATRLEDGCTQDSVLELPALRKPVNYSLVWNADSNKNGCGYIWLPNPPVGYKAMGFVVTDNSEEPRPEEVRCVREDLTEACETRDRVLAMDSKLSEDQFQVWNTRPCKRGMLCSGVSVGTFFCSTYLDSDDELEVACLKNIDSSLHAMPNLNQIHALLEHYGPTVFFHPDEVYLPSSVQWFFKNGALLYHEDSGNGEPIDYRGSNLPSGGENDSDFWIDLPNDDDARNHLKGGNIESAELYVHVKPALGGTFTDIAMWVFCPFNGPATIKIGLVSIAMNKIGQHVGDWEHFTLRVSNFTGELWQAYFSEHSGGRWVDVSDLEFIEGNKPIVYSSKYGHSSYPHPGTYLQGSSKFDIGVRNDASRSKFCIDSSTKYQIVAAEYLGDGVISEPCWLQYMSDWGPTIVYDSRSELDKLIDHLPFFVRFSVENLFDLFPTQLYGEEGPTGPKEKDNWLGDERC from the exons ATGTTTGGGTGTGAATCTTGGTGTTGGAGCAGTGAGTTTGACTATGAATTGTATGATTACTCTGAGCCAGAGCCCTTCTCTCTGCCTTCACCTCTCCCACACTGGCCTCAAG GCAGAGGTTTTGCTACCGGAAGAATGTGCCTAGGAGAAATTGAAGTTATCCAGATCACCAAGTTTGAGAGCATCTGGAGCTGTAATCTGTTGCATGGGAAATCAAAAGGTGTCACATTTTACAGACCTGCAGGGATCCCTGATGACTTCTTTTGCCTCGGTTACTACTGCCAGCCCAATGATCAGCCTTTGAGAGGGTATGTTCTTGTGGCTCGTGACACAGTTGCCACAAGGCTGGAAGATGGTTGTACCCAAGACTCAGTATTAGAGTTACCAGCTTTAAGAAAGCCTGTTAACTACTCATTAGTCTGGAATGCGGActcaaataaaaatgggtGTGGTTATATCTGGTTGCCAAACCCACCTGTGGGTTATAAGGCCATGGGCTTTGTGGTCACTGACAACTCCGAGGAGCCCAGACCTGAAGAAGTGAGATGTGTACGAGAAGATCTTACAGAGGCTTGTGAAACACGTGATCGGGTACTTGCCATGGATTCAAAGTTGTCGGAGGACCAATTTCAGGTGTGGAACACAAGACCCTGCAAACGGGGTATGTTGTGTAGTGGTGTTTCAGTTGGTACATTCTTTTGCAGTACCTACCTGGATTCTGATGATGAACTAGAAGTTGCGTGCTTGAAGAATATTGATTCGTCCCTACATGCAATGCCAAATCTGAACCAGATTCATGCACTCCTTGAGCACTATGGCCCCACGGTATTCTTCCATCCTGATGAGGTTTATTTGCCATCATCAGTGCAatggtttttcaaaaatgGGGCACTTTTGTACCACGAAGACTCTGGGAATGGTGAACCCATTGATTACAGAGGCTCCAATTTGCCTAGTGGAGGGGAAAATGATAGTGATTTTTGGATAGATTTGCCAAATGACGATGATGCTAGAAATCATCTCAAGGGCGGAAACATAGAGAGCGCGGAGCTATATGTTCATGTAAAACCGGCTCTAGGGGGAACTTTTACTGATATTGCTATGTGGGTGTTCTGTCCTTTCAACGGACCAGCCACCATTAAGATTGGTTTAGTAAGTATTGCAATGAACAAGATAGGGCAACATGTTGGTGACTGGGAACACTTCACTCTACGAGTGAGCAACTTCACAGGAGAACTCTGGCAAGCGTATTTCTCAGAGCACAGTGGTGGTAGATGGGTGGATGTTTCTGACTTAGAGTTCATTGAAGGGAATAAGCCAATTGTTTATTCTTCAAAATATGGTCATAGTAGCTACCCCCATCCTGGAACCTACCTTCAGGGGTCATCGAAGTTTGACATTGGAGTGAGGAATGATGCTTCTCGGAGCAAGTTTTGTATTGATTCGAGCACCAAGTATCAAATTGTAGCAGCTGAGTACCTTGGTGATGGTGTAATTTCGGAACCATGTTGGTTGCAGTATATGAGTGACTGGGGTCCCACCATTGTGTATGATTCTCGATCGGAACTTGATAAGTTGATTGATCATCTTCCATTCTTTGTTCGATTCTCAGTGGAGAACCTATTTGATTTGTTTCCTACTCAACTCTATGGAGAGGAAGGGCCAACTGGCCCTAAGGAAAAGGACAATTGGTTAGGAGATGAAAGGTGCTaa
- the LOC117632049 gene encoding leucine-rich repeat receptor-like protein kinase PXL1 — protein sequence MSTLLMFFYCFTGLSLVFAQAQGAQTVPNEELSTLLSIKASLVDPMDGLKDWKIPSNVVQEGSPHCNWTGVMCNSRGFIEKLDISNMNLSGHVSDHIQGLHSLSTLNISCNGFASSLPKSLSGLTSLNTIDVSQNYFVGDFPTGLGRASGLTSVNASSNNFSGFLPEDLGDATSIESLDFRGSFFEGSIPASYKKLQKLKFLGLSGNNLTGNLPRELGQLSSLETIVLGYNAFEGEIPAEFGNLTNLQYLDLAVGNLSGQIPPELGRLQKLTTVYLYKNNFTGKIPPDFGNITSLVFLDLSDNQISGEIPAELAQLMNLQLLNLMCNRLTGSVPNKLGELPNLEVLELWKNSLTGPLPVNLGKNSPLQWLDVSSNSLSGDIPPGLCSSGNLTKLILFNNSFSGPIPVGLSTCLSLVRVRMQNNLISGTMPVGLGNLPILQRLELAKNNLTGQIPVDIALSASLSFIDVSWNHLESSLPSSILSLPNLQTFMASNNNLEGKLPDQFQDCPSLSVLDISNNHISGKIPESIASCEKLVNLNLRNNQFNGEIPRPIATMRTLSILDLSNNSLVGKIPESFGSSPALEMLNLSYNRLEGPVPAYGMLMTINPNDLIGNAGLCGGILPPCPQSLAATAGPHRNMHIKHIITGFIIGISVISCLGVAFFAGRWVYRKWYSYNSFNNWFKTTNQEWPWRLVAFQRINFTSADILACIQESNIIGMGGSGVVYKAEIHRPHSVVAVKKLWRPGTDIENGDDLFGEVNLLGRLRHRNIVRLLGYLHNETDVVMIYDFMPNGNLGTALHGNQAGKLLVDWVSRYNIAVGVAQGLNYLHHDCQPPVVHRDIKSNNILLDTNLDARVADFGLARMMMHKNETVSMVAGSYGYIAPEYGYALKVDEKTDIYSYGVVLLELITGKMPLDPTFGEAVDIVEWVRRKMRNKKALEEALDASIAGQCKHVQEEMLLVLRIALLCTAKLPKDRPSMRDIITMLGEAKPRRKSICESRGQKTGKEKPIFSTSPVMGLL from the exons ATGTCAACCCTTTTGATGTTCTTCTACTGTTTCACTGGCCTCTCTCTTGTTTTTGCTCAGGCTCAGGGAGCTCAAACCGTGCCGAATGAGGAATTATCCACCTTACTATCAATCAAAGCTAGTCTTGTTGATCCAATGGATGGCCTCAAAGATTGGAAAATTCCAAGCAATGTGGTTCAGGAAGGTTCACCCCATTGTAACTGGACTGGAGTTATGTGCAACTCCAGAGGCTTTATAGAGAAGCTGGACATCTCCAACATGAACCTCAGCGGCCATGTATCTGATCACATTCAAGGCTTACACAGTCTTTCTACTCTCAACATTTCTTGTAATGGTTTTGCATCATCGTTGCCAAAATCGCTATCTGGTCTTACCTCACTGAATACCATTGATGTGAGTCAAAACTACTTTGTTGGTGATTTTCCAACTGGTCTTGGAAGGGCTTCAGGACTGACTTCAGTTAATGCATCAAGCAATAACTTCTCAGGCTTTCTCCCAGAGGATCTTGGAGATGCCACGTCCATTGAAAGCCTAGATTTCAGAGGGAGCTTCTTCGAAGGTTCAATCCCTGCATCTTACAAGAAGCTGCAGAAGCTAAAGTTTCTTGGCCTCTCTGGCAACAATCTCACTGGAAACCTTCCAAGAGAACTTGGCCAGCTTTCCTCTTTAGAGACTATTGTTCTCGGATACAATGCGTTTGAAGGTGAAATCCCAGCAGAGTTTGGCAATCTTACCAATCTTCAGTATCTTGACTTGGCAGTTGGCAATCTCAGTGGTCAAATCCCACCTGAATTGGGTAGGCTACAAAAACTTACAACAGTTTATTTGTACAAAAACAATTTTACAGGAAAAATTCCACCAGACTTTGGTAACATTACATCACTGGTGTTTTTGGATCTCTCTGATAATCAGATTTCAGGAGAGATTCCAGCAGAGCTTGCACAGTTGATGAATTTGCAGCTTTTGAACTTAATGTGCAATAGACTAACTGGTTCAGTTCCTAACAAGCTTGGCGAGTTACCCAACTTAGAGGTACTTGAGCTATGGAAGAATTCTTTGACAGGTCCTTTGCCAGTGAACCTCGGAAAGAATTCCCCATTGCAGTGGTTAGATGTGTCATCAAATTCATTATCAGGTGATATCCCACCAGGTTTGTGTAGTTCTGGCAATCTCACAAAACTCATCCTCTTCAACAATTCCTTTTCTGGTCCAATTCCAGTAGGTCTTTCAACTTGTTTATCACTGGTTCGTGTTCGTATGCAAAATAATCTTATTTCAGGAACCATGCCAGTTGGTCTGGGAAATCTTCCTATTCTTCAAAGGCTAGAATTGGCTAAAAACAATCTTACTGGTCAAATTCCTGTGGACATTGCTTTGTCTGCATCTCTTTCCTTCATTGATGTCTCTTGGAACCACCTTGAATCATCTCTTCCTTCTAGCATTCTTTCCCTTCCAAATCTTCAAACTTTCATGGCTTCCAATAACAACTTGGAAGGCAAACTCCCAGACCAGTTCCAAGATTGCCCGTCGCTGTCAGTGCTCGATATTTCAAACAACCACATCTCTGGAAAAATTCCAGAGAGCATAGCTTCTTGTGAGAAGCTGGTAAATCTGAACCTTAGAAATAACCAGTTCAATGGGGAAATCCCTAGACCGATAGCAACAATGCGTACATTATCCATTCTTGATCTGTCCAACAATTCTTTGGTTGGTAAAATCCCTGAAAGCTTTGGAAGTTCACCAGCCTTGGAGATGCTTAACTTGTCTTACAACAGACTTGAGGGTCCAGTACCAGCATATGGTATGTTAATGACCATCAATCCTAACGATCTCATAGGCAATGCTGGTCTTTGTGGAGGCATACTTCCACCATGCCCTCAAAGCTTAGCTGCAACAGCAGGTCCGCATCGAAACATGCACATCAAGCACATCATCACTGGATTCATCATTGGAATCTCAGTAATTTCATGTCTTGGCGTTGCATTTTTCGCTGGGAGATGGGTGTATAGGAAGTGGTACTCGTATAACAGCTTTAACAACTGGTTTAAGACTACCAATCAAGAATGGCCTTGGAGGCTAGTAGCATTTCAGAGAATTAACTTCACAAGTGCTGACATTCTTGCTTGCATACAAGAATCAAATATCATTGGCATGGGCGGGAGTGGGGTGGTTTATAAGGCTGAAATCCATCGGCCACATTCAGTTGTGGCAGTTAAGAAGCTATGGAGGCCAGGGACAGACATTGAAAATGGGGATGATCTATTTGGTGAAGTGAATCTCTTGGGCAGGCTCCGGCACAGGAACATCGTACGGTTACTAGGGTACCTTCACAACGAAACCGATGTGGTGATGATATATGATTTCATGCCAAATGGGAACCTTGGGACTGCATTGCATGGAAACCAAGCAGGAAAGTTGTTGGTAGACTGGGTTTCAAGATACAATATAGCAGTGGGTGTTGCACAAGGTTTGAATTATCTCCACCATGACTGTCAGCCACCAGTCGTCCACCGAGATATCAAATCGAACAACATTCTGTTGGATACAAACCTTGACGCCAGAGTAGCAGATTTCGGGTTAGCGAGGATGATGATGCACAAGAATGAGACGGTTTCAATGGTGGCTGGGTCTTACGGATATATTGCTCCTG AATATGGATACGCCTTAAAGGTTGATGAGAAGACTGACATCTATAGCTACGGTGTAGTTCTTTTAGAGCTTATAACTGGAAAGATGCCTTTAGACCCTACATTCGGGGAAGCTGTGGATATCGTGGAATGGGTTCGAAGGAAGATGAGAAACAAGAAAGCCTTGGAAGAAGCACTGGATGCTAGCATAGCTGGTCAATGCAAGCATGTCCAGGAAGAAATGCTTCTCGTCCTCCGAATCGCacttctttgtactgcaaagcTCCCCAAAGACAGGCCATCCATGAGAGATATCATAAcaatgcttggagaggcaaaaCCAAGGAGGAAAAGCATTTGTGAGAGCAGGGGCCAGAAAACTGGCAAAGAGAAGCCTATCTTTAGCACCTCACCGGTCATGGGGCTTCTGTAG
- the LOC117631935 gene encoding probable inactive ATP-dependent zinc metalloprotease FTSHI 5, chloroplastic, which translates to MDTILAFRPLPNCFAPLRNHPFSIFNTNRRIRIQTFASKFPNSPRNPIPIPYNPRSFSFREASRSSKEEQRPLLSAECIARQLVLALFCFAIGFAPFRTARAIAAPVVSEAVLDKEVNSKGHEYSKYTKRLLETVSVLLKSIEEVRKGNGDVKLVEAAWKAVREKKEELQEEILDGLDGELRELRRDKQVLVKRSDDVFAEVMKVKRDLDKLVGNVGKEKVKERAEGMLGRLEEEYNEVWERVGEIEDRILRRETSAMSFGVRELCFIERECEQLVQSFTRQMRRKGTESVPKDPVTKLSKSDIQKDLENAQRKHLEQMILPNVLEVDDLGPLFYSTDFAQRIKQGLQDSRELQKKTEAQIRKNMKKFGSERRFLVKTPEDEVLKGFPEVELKWMFGDKEVVAPKAVGLHLYHGWKKWREEAKADLKRNLLENVDFGKQYVAQRQELILLDRDRVVSKTWHNEEKNRWEMDPVAIPFAVSKKLVEHARIRHDWAAMYIALKGDDKEYYVDIKEYEMLFEDCGGFDGLYMKMIACGIPTAVHLMWIPLSELDFRQQFLLTLRLSHQCFNALWKTRVVSYARDWALQKFRNINDDIMMTIVFPIVELILPYSVRIQLGMAWPEEIDQAVASTWYLKWQSEAEMNYKSRRTDDIQWYFWFLIRSVIYGYVCFHLFRFMKRKIPRLLGYGPLRRDPNMQKLKKVKFYLNYRVRKIKGNKKAGVDPITRAFDQMKRVKNPPIPLKDFASIESMKEEINEVVAFLKNPGAFQEMGARAPRGVLIVGERGTGKTSLALAIAAQAKVPVVNIKAQELEAGLWVGQSASNVRELFQTARELAPVIIFVEDFDLFAGVRGKFIHTKNQDHEAFINQLLVELDGFEKQDGVVLMATTGNLKQIDEALQRPGRMDRVFHLQRPTQAEREKILHIAAKETMDNELIDFVDWRKVAEKTALLRPIELKLVPASLEGGAFRSKFLDTDELMSYCSWFVTFSTVIPEGMRKTKIVKKLSKMLVNHLGLTLTKEDLQSVVDLMEPYGQITNGIELLNPPLEWTMDTKFPHAVWAAGRGLIALLLPNFDVVDNIWLEPLSWQGIGCTKITKVRNEGSVNANSESRSYLEKKLVFCFGSHVAAQMLLPFGEENFLSSSELTQSQEIATRMVIQYGWGPDDSPAIYYHTNAATALSMGNNHEYDVAAKVEKIYDLAYYKAQEMLHKNRRVLEKIVEELLEFEILTAKDLQRIFEDNGGVGEKEPFFLSGSHDRELQSGSFLEGGNVSGTALLSGAA; encoded by the exons ATGGACACCATTCTCGCCTTTCGTCCCCTTCCCAACTGTTTCGCCCCACTTCGAAATCATCCCTTCTCAATTTTCAACACAAACCGCCGTATCAGAATCCAAACATTCGCTTCCAAATTCCCCAACAGCCCCCGAAATCCAATCCCAATTCCGTACAATCCCCGCTCCTTCAGCTTTCGAGAAGCTTCCAGAAGCTCGAAGGAAGAACAAAGGCCACTTCTTTCCGCCGAATGCATTGCGAGGCAGTTAGTGTTGGCGCTCTTCTGTTTCGCAATCGGTTTTGCTCCGTTTCGGACGGCTCGTGCCATCGCTGCTCCGGTGGTTTCAGAGGCTGTTTTGGATAAGGAAGTAAATTCAAAGGGTCATGAGTATTCAAAGTACACGAAGAGGTTGCTGGAGACGGTGTCTGTGTTGCTGAAGAGTATAGAGGAGGTTAGAAAAGGAAATGGGGATGTGAAGCTCGTCGAGGCAGCATGGAAGGCggtgagagaaaagaaagaggagtTACAAGAGGAGATATTGGATGGTCTCGATGGGGAGCTAAGGGAGCTGAGGAGAGACAAACAGGTGCTGGTGAAGCGGTCTGATGATGTTTTCGCCGAGGTGATGAAGGTGAAGAGGGATTTGGATAAGTTGGTGGGCAATGTGGGTAAGGAGAAGGTGAAGGAGAGGGCGGAGGGGATGTTGGGAAGATTAGAGGAGGAGTATAATGAGGTTTGGGAGAGGGTTGGAGAGATTGAGGATCGGATTTTGAGGAGAGAGACATCAGCAATGAGTTTCGGAGTGAGGGAGCTTTGTTTTATTGAAAGGGAATGCGAGCAATTGGTTCAGAGTTTTACCCGCCAAATGAGGAGGAAGGGGACTGAGAG TGTGCCAAAAGACCCGGTTACCAAGCTTTCTAAATCTGATATACAGAAAGATTTGGAAAATGCGCAAAGAAAACATTTGGAGCAAATGATTCTGCCAAAtgttttggaagttgatgatctGGGACCTCTCTTTTATTCGACTGATTTTGCTCAACGTATAAAACAAGGTCTTCAAGATTCAAGGGAGCTGCAGAAAAAGACTGAGGctcaaataaggaaaaatatgaagaagtTTGGCAGCGAAAGGCGTTTTCTTGTAAAAACACCAGAGGATGAGGTACTGAAGGGATTTccagaagttgagttgaagTGGATGTTTGGAGATAAGGAGGTTGTTGCTCCAAAAGCTGTTGGCCTCCATTTGTACCATGGGTGGAAGAAGTGGCGGGAAGAAGCTAAGGCAGACCTCAAAAGAAATCTATTAGAAAATGTTGATTTTGGTAAACAGTATGTGGCCCAGAGACAG GAACTTATTCTTCTGGATCGAGATAGGGTGGTGTCCAAGACGTGGCACAATGAGGAAAAAAATAGGTGGGAAATGGATCCAGTGGCTATTCCTTTTGCCGTGTCAAAGAAACTGGTGGAGCATGCCCGAATTAGGCATGATTGGGCTGCCATGTATATTGCACTCAAGGGTGATGATAAGGAATATTATGTTGACATTAAG GAATATGAAATGCTATTTGAAGATTGTGGAGGGTTTGATGGCCTGTACATGAAAATGATTGCCTGTGGTATTCCAACTGCTGTTCACCTGATGTGGATCCCTTTGTCTGAGTTGGATTTCCGTCAACAGTTTCTCTTGACCCTAAGACTGTCTCATCAATGCTTTAATGCATTGTGGAAAACAAGAGTAGTATCATATGCAAGAGATTGGGCTCTTCAGAAATTCAGAAATATAAATGATGACATAATGATGACAATAGTGTTTCCCATTGTGGAGCTTATACTCCCCTACTCT GTAAGGATACAGTTGGGGATGGCATGGCctgaagaaattgatcaaGCCGTTGCCTCAACATGGTACTTGAAATGGCAATCTGAGGCAGAAATGAATTATAAATCTAGAAGAACGGATGACATCCAATGGTATTTTTGGTTTCTCATTAGAAGTGTGATATACGGATATGTTTGTTTTCATCTCTTCCGTTTTATGAAGAGAAAAATTCCCAGACTTCTTGGTTATGGGCCATTACGCAGAGATCCAAACATGCAGAAGTTGAAGAAAGTG AAATTCTATCTTAATTATCGGGTGAGGAAAATTAAAGGCAACAAAAAGGCTGGTGTTGATCCCATAACACGGGCTTTCGACCAAATGAAG AGGGTGAAGAATCCACCAATACCATTGAAGGACTTTGCCAGTATTGAATCTATGAAAGAGGAAATCAATGAAGTTGTGGCATTTCTGAAAAATCCTGGTGCATTTCAAGAAATGGGGGCCCGTGCACCTCGG GGAGTTCTGATTGTAGGTGAGAGGGGAACAGGAAAGACATCTCTAGCACTGGCTATAGCTGCTCAAGCTAAGGTTCCTGTTGTTAACATTAAAGCTCaagagttggaggctggactGTGGGTTGGGCAAAGTGCATCAAATGTCAGGGAGCTGTTTCAAACTGCGAGAGAATTG GCACCTGTAATCATATTTGTGGAGGATTTTGACCTCTTTGCTGGTGTCCGTGGAAAATTTATTCACACTAAAAATCAAGATCACGAAGCTTTTATTAATCAACTGCTTGTGGAACTTGACGG GTTTGAGAAACAAGATGGGGTTGTATTGATGGCTACTACTGGAAATCTCAAGCAAATTGATGAGGCCTTACAGCGGCCTGGCCGCATGGATAGAGTATTTCATCTTCAAAGGCCAACTCAAgcagaaagagagaagatatTACATATTGCTGCAAAAGAAACAATGGATAATGaactcattgattttgtagacTGGAGAAAG GTTGCTGAAAAGACAGCTCTTTTACGACCTATAGAATTAAAGCTGGTGCCTGCATCCTTGGAAGGTGGTGCTTTTAGGAGCAAGTTTCTTGATACAGATGAACTTATGAGCTACTGTAGTTGGTTTGTG ACTTTCAGCACTGTCATTCCTGAAGGGATGCGGAAAACCAAAATCGTGAAGAAGCTAAGTAAAATGCTGGTGAATCATCTAGGGCTAACGTTGACTAAAGAAGATCTGCAGAGTGTGGTTGATCTGATGGAGCCATATGGTCAGATAACCAATGGAATAGAACTTCTAAACCCTCCTCTTGAG TGGACAATGGATACCAAGTTCCCACATGCTGTTTGGGCTGCAGGTCGAGGTCTCATTGCCCTTCTATTGCCAAACTTTGATGTTGTAGATAATATATGGCTGGAGCCATTGTCTTGGCAG GGAATCGGATGTACAAAAATAACCAAGGTGAGAAATGAAGGATCCGTGAATGCGAATTCTGAATCAAGATCTTATCTTGAAAAGAAGCTTGTATTTTGTTTCGGTTCACATGTTGCAGCACAAATGCTACTACCTTTTGGGGAAGagaactttctttcttcttcagaGTTAACGCAGTCACAGGAG ATTGCTACACGGATGGTCATTCAGTATGGTTGGGGGCCTGATGATAGTCCTGCAATTTATTATCACACTAATGCG GCTACTGCTTTAAGCATGGGGAATAACCATGAGTATGACGTGGCAGCTAAAGTTGAAAAG ATATATGATTTAGCATATTATAAAGCGCAAGAAATGCTCCACAAAAATCGTCGAGTTCTTGAAAAGATAGTTGAGGAGTTACTGGAATTTGAAATCTTGACTGCAAAG GATTTGCAAAGAATTTTTGAAGACAATGGTGGTGTTGGGGAAAAAGagcccttttttctttctggatCTCATGATAGAGAG CTACAATCCGGCAGCTTTCTTGAAGGTGGGAATGTATCAGGAACTGCTCTTTTAAGTGGAGCAGCATAG